In Syntrophomonas wolfei subsp. wolfei str. Goettingen G311, a single window of DNA contains:
- a CDS encoding RNA-directed DNA polymerase translates to METGLVRIAEIARQNPKERFTALIHHINHETLKECHLEISGSKASGVDQVTKQAYEENLEANIADLIGRMKRQAYKPQPVRRVYIPKEGSNKRRPLGIPSYEDKLVQKGLARILNTIYEQDFLDCSFGFGYLYNFV, encoded by the coding sequence ATGGAAACAGGACTTGTAAGGATAGCAGAGATAGCTAGACAGAACCCGAAAGAACGATTCACAGCCTTGATACATCATATCAATCATGAAACACTGAAAGAGTGTCATCTAGAGATCAGTGGATCAAAGGCAAGTGGAGTAGATCAGGTGACAAAACAAGCGTACGAGGAAAATCTTGAAGCCAACATAGCAGACCTGATCGGAAGAATGAAGCGGCAGGCGTATAAACCCCAGCCAGTGCGAAGGGTATATATCCCTAAAGAAGGCAGCAACAAAAGGCGGCCCCTGGGAATACCTAGTTATGAGGATAAACTAGTGCAGAAAGGACTTGCAAGGATACTCAATACAATCTATGAGCAAGATTTTCTGGACTGTTCCTTTGGATTCGGGTATTTGTATAATTTTGTGTAA
- a CDS encoding type II toxin-antitoxin system RelB/DinJ family antitoxin: MAKTTSIFARVEPEIKEQAEMVLNKLGIPMSNAINIFLRQVVLQNGLPFEVKITHNRPLAVEDLTPEEFNNEIEKGFNDLRAGRVVSADKVAERINREYGHEL; this comes from the coding sequence ATGGCGAAAACTACAAGTATTTTTGCTCGTGTTGAGCCGGAAATAAAAGAACAAGCAGAAATGGTGTTAAATAAACTTGGCATACCTATGTCAAATGCTATTAATATTTTTTTAAGACAGGTTGTTTTGCAAAACGGGCTACCATTTGAAGTTAAAATTACACATAATAGACCTCTTGCAGTTGAGGATTTAACACCTGAAGAGTTTAACAATGAAATTGAAAAAGGGTTTAATGATTTAAGGGCAGGCAGAGTTGTATCTGCGGATAAGGTAGCCGAGCGTATCAATAGGGAATATGGGCATGAGTTATAA
- a CDS encoding transposase, producing MARTARKESRTGIYHVMLRGINRQIIFEDDEDYQKFLWIIKDTKEKSGYEIYAYCLMSNHIHLLLKEVTEDLGIVFRRIGASYVYWYNWKYSRRGHLFQARYKSEAVEMDSYFLTVLRYIHQNPYKAGIVKNIADYPWSSYGEYVGEPRICDVEFALNMFSTNRVNAVKLFKEFNLVENQDRCLDYDQDARLNDTEASNFIRSISGVQSPTEIQGFKKDKRNEVIKECKAKGLSIRQIERLTGVSFGVIRTI from the coding sequence ATGGCAAGAACCGCTAGAAAGGAAAGTCGTACTGGGATTTATCATGTGATGTTAAGGGGTATTAACCGTCAAATAATTTTTGAGGATGATGAGGATTATCAAAAGTTTCTGTGGATAATAAAAGATACCAAAGAAAAAAGTGGCTATGAGATATATGCCTACTGTCTCATGAGTAATCACATTCATTTATTGTTAAAGGAAGTCACGGAAGACCTGGGGATAGTATTTAGAAGGATTGGTGCCAGTTACGTGTATTGGTATAACTGGAAGTATAGCCGCCGAGGTCATTTGTTCCAGGCTCGCTATAAAAGTGAGGCAGTTGAAATGGACAGCTATTTTTTAACGGTGCTTCGCTACATTCACCAAAACCCATATAAGGCGGGTATTGTAAAGAATATAGCCGATTACCCATGGAGCAGCTATGGGGAATATGTCGGAGAGCCAAGAATTTGTGATGTAGAATTTGCTCTCAATATGTTTTCGACCAACAGGGTGAATGCGGTAAAATTGTTTAAGGAGTTCAATTTAGTGGAGAACCAGGATCGGTGCTTGGACTATGATCAAGATGCAAGACTAAATGATACCGAGGCTAGCAATTTTATTAGGAGCATCTCTGGTGTCCAAAGCCCAACGGAAATTCAAGGGTTTAAAAAAGATAAACGTAATGAAGTTATCAAAGAGTGTAAGGCCAAGGGTCTGTCTATCAGGCAAATTGAGCGGCTAACCGGTGTTAGTTTTGGGGTGATACGAACAATATAA
- a CDS encoding type II toxin-antitoxin system RelE/ParE family toxin, with the protein MSYKIIYTEESEQDLVNVYRYIAMNLLVPETAKKQIDRIMNAIKGLDELPLRHKLYQDEPWHSKGLRVLPVDSYLVFYIVIEEEKTVAIVRIMYGGHNIDLQLSNTKIVD; encoded by the coding sequence ATGAGTTATAAAATTATTTATACCGAAGAATCAGAGCAGGATCTTGTAAATGTTTACAGGTATATTGCAATGAATTTATTAGTGCCAGAAACTGCGAAAAAGCAAATCGATAGAATTATGAATGCAATTAAAGGCCTGGATGAATTGCCCTTGCGGCATAAACTCTACCAAGACGAACCATGGCACAGTAAGGGTTTGAGAGTTCTTCCAGTGGATAGCTATCTTGTATTTTATATAGTAATTGAAGAAGAAAAAACGGTTGCAATAGTAAGAATAATGTATGGTGGACATAATATAGATTTGCAATTGTCTAACACAAAAATTGTTGATTAA
- a CDS encoding transposase, which yields MLGYWRTHDDYQLWLKSKLISLVPEHEAEIRFYGSLVEKVYVLNLDPLKEIVAPMYSLIGRPAHNQPELFRALVVMLHCKTQDPTKFVAVLRSSLVLAAICGFEGQTPGVGTFYDLLARLWLADAPQKAVKVPPSKGRKRPKSGDKLKPKHPGIIKKLVDKALQGCVIEKRPERVLQAILKECAVIPSSKLGLLGNPDNLAISGDGSPVRTGASPRGKKLCQCPAQGIYHCQCERSFTDPTANWGWDSYHEQWFYGHTLYSITSADSFNDLPIYLRFVQGSRHDSVTFVFAWVELLKLYPEFKFSKALLDSAHDVYDIYRLLNANHTQAFIDLNKRNKGHNIYSGPLTVNDNGVPICIANLPMLNWGFNNDRCRIKWRCPHYKDRSKCPKSPECSPSKYGRVVYTKPDWDLRIFTPIPRGSKAWKAIYARRSTVERTFKRILVDYKIENARCRSNKRWFWQATIAALNQHLDAQVALLKPSILSEVGIKTISKAA from the coding sequence TTGTTAGGTTATTGGCGAACTCATGATGATTACCAACTCTGGCTGAAATCCAAGCTTATCTCTTTAGTGCCGGAACATGAGGCCGAAATTCGGTTTTATGGTTCTCTTGTCGAAAAGGTCTATGTCTTAAATCTTGATCCCTTGAAAGAAATTGTTGCTCCGATGTATTCTCTAATTGGACGCCCTGCCCATAACCAACCCGAACTATTCAGGGCTTTGGTTGTTATGCTTCATTGTAAAACCCAGGATCCTACGAAATTTGTGGCTGTTTTAAGGTCTTCTCTGGTCCTGGCTGCTATCTGTGGTTTTGAAGGACAAACACCCGGTGTTGGAACTTTTTACGATTTGCTGGCCCGGTTGTGGCTGGCTGATGCTCCCCAAAAAGCTGTTAAAGTACCACCGTCTAAAGGCCGTAAACGCCCTAAATCCGGCGATAAACTTAAACCCAAACACCCTGGTATCATTAAAAAACTGGTAGACAAAGCTTTACAAGGATGTGTCATTGAGAAAAGACCGGAAAGGGTTTTGCAGGCCATATTAAAAGAGTGTGCCGTTATCCCATCATCCAAGCTCGGTCTGCTCGGTAATCCTGATAACCTGGCCATTTCCGGTGACGGTTCCCCAGTCCGAACTGGCGCCAGTCCCCGTGGTAAAAAGCTCTGCCAATGCCCTGCTCAAGGCATCTACCACTGCCAATGTGAGCGCTCTTTTACCGACCCAACTGCTAATTGGGGTTGGGATAGTTATCATGAACAATGGTTTTACGGACACACCCTGTACTCTATTACTTCGGCAGATTCTTTTAATGACCTGCCTATTTATCTCCGTTTCGTACAGGGTTCCCGTCATGACAGTGTAACTTTTGTCTTCGCCTGGGTTGAACTACTTAAGCTCTATCCTGAATTTAAGTTTAGTAAAGCCCTTTTAGATTCAGCCCATGATGTTTATGATATCTATCGCCTGCTAAATGCCAATCATACTCAAGCTTTTATTGATCTTAATAAGCGTAACAAAGGTCATAATATTTATTCTGGACCACTTACTGTCAATGACAACGGGGTTCCCATCTGCATTGCTAACTTGCCCATGCTCAACTGGGGTTTTAACAATGACCGGTGCCGTATTAAGTGGCGTTGCCCTCATTACAAAGACAGGAGTAAATGTCCTAAATCTCCGGAATGTTCACCTAGTAAATATGGTCGTGTGGTTTACACCAAACCTGACTGGGATTTGCGTATTTTTACTCCTATTCCTCGCGGCTCCAAGGCTTGGAAGGCTATTTATGCTCGCAGAAGTACCGTGGAGCGTACCTTCAAAAGAATCCTGGTTGATTACAAGATTGAGAATGCCCGTTGCCGCAGCAATAAACGGTGGTTTTGGCAGGCAACTATAGCGGCTCTAAACCAGCACTTGGATGCTCAAGTTGCCTTATTGAAGCCTTCTATTCTTTCGGAGGTTGGTATTAAGACTATCTCGAAAGCAGCCTAA